A stretch of DNA from Schizosaccharomyces osmophilus chromosome 2, complete sequence:
TGGAAAATGCAATCATCCGCgaagaaaatgagaaaaTAGCTAAGAAATGATTACGTTGCCGTTTTGAAGGTTTATCAGTAGATTTAAGTGGATTTATAAGAGGAAACAAAACCATTATAACGTTGAGGCAATGGATTACCGAAAATAGGGATTGCAATAGTAACTGTTTATTGACTCTAGTTACAGTTTCACGGAAGTTAAAGAAttatgttttcattcaattaATATCTATAGTTCCGTCTAGGTATAAGTGAGCTGTTGCCCAATATAGTATGCGGTACATAGGCAATCGTAATTTTGtattcttcttcgtttctATAGCTCTTTGGCTTTACCCGCTATCTTTAAATAAaccattttttgattcattttatacaatgaattaaataaatggTGATTCATCCGACTAGCGTCCATAGTACGAAGTTAGTCAAGGGTAAATATAACTTTACTATCAAGGCTACCAAGGAGTCAATATATTAAGAAAATATCAATTATAAGAGTAAAAGAGGTGTTCTAGAGTTGATCACTAGAATCAAATAATCGTCTcatgtttgcttttgaattATAGCCCTCAgcatttctttcaaacaGGGTTTTTAAACTTTGCAAacgttttttctttgcgcATTATTAACTGACAGAGCACAAGAATAAAACATTGCTTTTAGTGTTAAAACAATTGGAGGTTTTCCCggttgcttttttcttgtgaGGAATCTATCAATTTGTCAGAAACGAACAATGAAATGAAGTCTCAAATGACAAATatatcttcatcttctttagctgttatatttataaaaagtgCTGAAAAAAAGCTCAAAGCTATAACAGTTAGGGAAATCGTAAAAACTAAGACTACATACCTATTATGGTGCTAAAACAAGCTAGGTTTACAACAAAGAAGGTTTTCCAGTTGTTACAAAAATGCTCCCTAtcatcaagaaaaaatgcaaGGTCTACTATCAAATTCGGAAACATGGTCATGGATAATGCGTACACATATTCTGCTCTAAGTTTAGTTAAGATCTGAAATATCACTGGCTGATTagtaaatataatttaACATGGGCATTAGCAAGCCTTACCCAGCAAACAACTTGTAAAAAGTGCACACCACGTAGCCCAAAGTACATTTATAGAGGAGTTACTTATTGATTTACTAACGATAATCAAGCCTATAGTGTATACCGTAAACAGTAAAAATAATGctcttttccaagttgGCATAGGATGATgttccttccttttctcgGCTTGTTTTATATCCGTAATTATTTGTGAAGCCAAATGAAATAActcttcatcattgagcGACTCACAAAATCCATGAAAGCTTGACAATGGAACATGCGCGTTATTCATCATTGTAGCAGCTACTCAGAAAATATGGGAAAGTCGGCACTTTTTGGAAGGAGAAATCAAAGCTCTTATTATGGTCTACGTAtaaggaaaaaaatcaattgttttttaacTGAAAAATAAGAGAGAATCTTTAGAAAGCATATGAAACCTCCTAGTAAAAATAGTCTTGTAATCCGTGACAGCATAATGTCATAATTGTGATATTCACGACATTGTCACAGGACGaatctcacttgttatgagaataagtattcagtggaaaaggtgtaagtaataacaattcataaaattgtatATTTGACTTGTAAATTGGATGCGTTTGTACTATAGAAAAATAGTaatagcttccagggatctgattcaccAAGTAAGTTGtatgaacaattttatttggctagatcagtcaaatcttccaatctgaagatttgagcTCTCAGCAGAGGTATATATATCTATCTAGGATTAGTAAGCTTCTTAATAACCTTAGTTCTAGATTTCTAAAATTTTCaatcgcaaaaatgaacatttactttttgtaataacgCATTCGATAATACAATGTGTTTACTGTATCAaaatattagtaatatcgtataccaGTTATGACACAACCGTGACAatttaatataaaaaaatctttcGTAATACCGACACTAGCATACTGTCCGACGACCATCAATGCGTTAACAGTCGTTAACCATTTACCGAAGTTTAAGACATCCCTAATTCCACTTGTCTTTTCGCACCATTGTTTTGACAACAGGGGAGCCTCCCAAGCAAGTGTCCCAactaaaaaaacaaacaaagcaaCTACCAACACCTTTTCTTGTGACCTATAGTCCCTACACACTTCATTTTCGCTGCCCCTTCTCAAGAATGAGTCAAGGTTTATTTACGAACCCATTTGGGATTCCTCCACCATCTGATGATTCTTATGCTTCCTTAAGCCGTTTCATAGCTGAATTCTCACAGGCGATTCCTGGAGACCAGTTTGCCTCGTTTGCAAATCAACTGTCAAGTCTAAGTGAAGCGCTTATATCCAAATTTCGAGGAGGGACTCGACCGCTAGACAACATGTCTGAAATTCGTGGGATGTTTCAAGCTCTTGACGAGAAATTTAAGAATCTAGAAGATGGACAAAATAGCCTCAAAGAAGATATGATTCGAGGACAAAATAGCCTCAAAGAAGAGATGATTCGAGGACAAAATAGCCTCCGAGAAGGACAAATAAGGCTAGAAGGAAAACTTGAATCTTTGAACAGTATTTTTTTAGCTAATAAGGGTGATGTCTATTTACAGTGCCGCGAAATTGATTCCAAAGTTAACAAGACAAGATCTTCAGCGCAGAGATCTGAAAATATCATCAACAGATTCGTTGCGAAAGATACAAAACCGATTCCATTTGTTAATGGACAGGAACCTCCTACCGAGCTACCTGGGCTAAAAACTATCTCCGACGTTGACAATTTGAATCCACAGCAACTGAAAACGTATACGGAGGGATATGGGTTTAAGTATGACGAGAATGAGCCTCAAAAGTctcttaaaagaaaaatcgcAGACTCTGCTGGTTTTGTTACTCACCAGGATGTTTTATACGAATTGTCAGACAGCAATGAATCCCTTCGAGACGTAGGAAACCAAAATAGTGCACCAAATCAACGGTCAGGTACACGCAGGCTTCGTCATCATTGATAAATATTACGAGTAGAAcagaatttttcttctcttcttatTATAAAGCTTATTCAaagctttttatttttttgctgttgaagaaaataactTTGATCTTTTCTAAGCATA
This window harbors:
- a CDS encoding Schizosaccharomyces specific protein — protein: MSQGLFTNPFGIPPPSDDSYASLSRFIAEFSQAIPGDQFASFANQLSSLSEALISKFRGGTRPLDNMSEIRGMFQALDEKFKNLEDGQNSLKEDMIRGQNSLKEEMIRGQNSLREGQIRLEGKLESLNSIFLANKGDVYLQCREIDSKVNKTRSSAQRSENIINRFVAKDTKPIPFVNGQEPPTELPGLKTISDVDNLNPQQLKTYTEGYGFKYDENEPQKSLKRKIADSAGFVTHQDVLYELSDSNESLRDVGNQNSAPNQRSGTRRLRHH